A window of the candidate division KSB1 bacterium genome harbors these coding sequences:
- a CDS encoding glycosyltransferase family 39 protein, whose amino-acid sequence MRRIVDLLLRDRVLLLICAFGLLARVTFVATLEPRLYWPIDEGAYDHLAKALASGKGYVTPEGEFTAYRPVGYPAFLALLYSVFGPNLVVVRLVQSLLTTALVCVVYLLGRHLFTKEVARVAAGMCALYPYYIYISGVLYSEALSVLLMACGVYLFIAACERPATAKFVIVGALLGALVLTRPNTVAAFPFFLAWYIWVPGVRRRVPVWMPGVALAVAALLILPWMARNQVRLGAFTLATNGGRNFWLGNNPGATADTGNEVPLTPELTAKLEGARSEVERDRVYYASGLQFIRRQPSRFLGLTASKAIAFWRLYPVPSSGFKQHEGFSKLASIVTYGPILVLAIVGLAVSWANAPERNLAFLCLFVCFNVAHAVYISIVRLRLPLDLFLMTFAAYAVTRAREWCAQLTCGKREKSVGRVEER is encoded by the coding sequence ATGCGGCGAATCGTTGACCTACTCCTCAGGGACCGTGTCCTGCTTCTGATTTGCGCATTCGGCCTGCTTGCCCGGGTCACATTTGTGGCCACCTTGGAGCCCAGGTTGTATTGGCCCATCGACGAAGGGGCCTACGACCATCTTGCCAAGGCGCTAGCTTCGGGCAAGGGCTACGTGACGCCAGAGGGGGAGTTCACCGCGTACCGGCCGGTGGGATATCCAGCCTTTCTCGCGCTGCTCTACTCGGTCTTTGGGCCCAATCTGGTCGTCGTTCGCCTGGTTCAGTCGCTGCTCACCACTGCCCTGGTGTGCGTGGTCTACTTGCTTGGCAGGCATCTCTTCACCAAGGAGGTAGCAAGAGTTGCAGCGGGCATGTGTGCCCTCTACCCGTACTACATTTACATTTCAGGAGTCCTGTACTCTGAAGCCTTGTCCGTCTTGTTGATGGCCTGTGGAGTCTATCTGTTCATCGCGGCATGCGAACGGCCAGCGACGGCAAAGTTTGTGATAGTCGGGGCGTTGTTGGGCGCTCTGGTCCTCACCCGACCAAACACAGTAGCGGCATTTCCTTTCTTTTTGGCTTGGTACATCTGGGTACCCGGCGTGCGGCGACGCGTGCCGGTGTGGATGCCAGGTGTGGCATTGGCAGTCGCCGCGCTCCTGATCCTGCCGTGGATGGCCAGAAACCAGGTCCGCCTTGGTGCGTTCACCTTGGCCACCAACGGAGGGCGGAACTTCTGGCTGGGGAATAACCCAGGTGCTACTGCGGACACCGGCAACGAAGTACCACTTACGCCGGAGCTGACTGCAAAGCTGGAGGGTGCTCGTTCAGAAGTGGAGCGCGATCGGGTCTATTATGCCTCCGGTTTGCAGTTCATTCGCCGCCAGCCTTCGCGCTTCCTCGGGCTCACAGCAAGCAAAGCCATTGCGTTCTGGCGCCTCTATCCGGTGCCATCTTCGGGTTTCAAGCAGCACGAAGGTTTCTCCAAACTGGCGAGTATTGTAACGTATGGCCCCATTTTGGTTTTGGCGATAGTTGGTCTGGCGGTCTCCTGGGCCAATGCGCCCGAAAGAAACCTTGCCTTTCTCTGCCTTTTTGTCTGTTTCAACGTTGCCCATGCGGTCTACATTTCAATTGTCCGCTTGCGGTTGCCATTGGATCTGTTCCTCATGACCTTCGCGGCATATGCGGTTACCCGTGCGCGTGAGTGGTGTGCGCAGCTAACATGCGGCAAGCGAGAAAAAAGCGTCGGACGTGTGGAGGAAAGATGA
- a CDS encoding decaprenyl-phosphate phosphoribosyltransferase, translated as MSAQRLTTVTPVQPRVRTWSRGTASALLVAIRPRQWSKNLLLFAGVMFSLNLGSAPLLMRACLAFAVFCFLSSAVYLFNDVIDADQDRRHPHKRSRPVASGRLSPTLALTTAGVMSTVGITGAIPLGGRFAGIAIGYFVLMNLYSAFLKRVAPLDVLVIAVGFVLRAVAGAVVVDVAISQWLVVCTTFLALFVALCKRRHELTALGADATAHRQSLTSYSPALLDQFIILAATSAVMSYTLYTLSPRTVAEFGHANLVYTVPLVVFGIFRYLYLVHLQNGGGNPEVLLFGDPPLLVSIVSWAVMAAALIYWI; from the coding sequence ATGAGCGCTCAAAGATTAACGACTGTGACGCCTGTACAGCCGCGGGTAAGAACCTGGAGCCGAGGAACGGCCTCTGCTCTGTTAGTGGCGATACGACCCAGGCAGTGGAGCAAGAATCTGTTGCTTTTTGCTGGCGTCATGTTCTCGCTGAACCTGGGTTCGGCCCCTCTGCTCATGCGGGCCTGTCTGGCTTTCGCGGTCTTTTGTTTTCTGTCCAGTGCCGTGTATTTGTTCAACGACGTCATCGACGCTGACCAAGACCGACGGCATCCACACAAGCGCTCGCGCCCGGTAGCAAGTGGGCGTCTGAGTCCTACGTTAGCCCTCACCACCGCAGGTGTGATGAGTACGGTGGGCATAACAGGAGCCATTCCGCTCGGGGGCCGATTCGCGGGCATTGCCATAGGGTACTTCGTGTTGATGAACCTGTACTCGGCATTCTTGAAGCGGGTTGCCCCTTTGGATGTCCTGGTCATCGCCGTAGGCTTTGTGCTTCGGGCCGTGGCAGGGGCGGTAGTCGTTGATGTGGCGATCTCCCAATGGCTTGTGGTCTGTACCACATTTCTCGCGCTCTTTGTTGCCCTATGCAAGCGGCGCCACGAACTGACGGCGCTGGGGGCCGACGCTACCGCGCACCGCCAGTCCCTTACTTCTTACAGCCCGGCGCTGCTGGACCAATTCATCATCCTGGCCGCGACCTCAGCGGTGATGAGCTATACTCTGTACACCCTTTCCCCGCGGACAGTGGCGGAGTTCGGGCACGCGAACCTGGTGTACACGGTGCCGTTGGTCGTCTTTGGCATCTTTCGTTACCTCTACCTTGTTCACTTGCAGAACGGTGGGGGTAACCCCGAGGTGCTTCTCTTCGGAGACCCGCCGCTGCTGGTGAGTATCGTGAGCTGGGCAGTGATGGCTGCGGCGCTCATCTACTGGATTTGA